Proteins from a single region of Streptomyces spinoverrucosus:
- a CDS encoding carbohydrate ABC transporter permease, producing MQHGKYRFIVGFLALPVGLYALFVVWPFIQSIYYSFTDWTGLSPEFKMVGFDNYERMLDDDIFWKSLQHSLLLALLLPLVTIGFALFLAFMINVGGRRRKGGPVVIGVRGSSFYKIVYFFPQVLSIAIVALLFAFAYNPDSGAINSVLRGIGLDSVQPLWLGDPNLALWAVMAVIVWSTVGFFVVLFSAGMASIPADLYEAALLDGAGRATTFFRVTLPLLWDTVQSGWVYMGILALGAESFAVVHIMTTGPGGPDYSTTVMVLYVYQKAFRDGQAAYATTIGVALLIVTLAFAAVVMRLGRRERLEF from the coding sequence ATGCAGCACGGCAAGTACCGGTTCATCGTGGGGTTTCTCGCACTGCCCGTGGGGCTGTACGCGCTCTTCGTCGTCTGGCCGTTCATCCAGTCCATCTACTACTCGTTCACGGACTGGACCGGTCTGAGCCCCGAATTCAAGATGGTCGGCTTCGACAACTACGAGCGGATGCTCGACGACGACATCTTCTGGAAGTCGTTGCAGCACAGTCTGTTGCTCGCGTTGTTGCTGCCGTTGGTGACGATCGGGTTCGCGCTGTTCCTCGCCTTCATGATCAATGTGGGCGGACGGCGCAGAAAAGGCGGCCCGGTGGTCATCGGTGTCCGCGGTTCCTCGTTCTACAAGATCGTCTATTTCTTCCCGCAAGTGCTGTCGATCGCGATCGTCGCGCTACTGTTCGCCTTCGCGTACAACCCGGATAGTGGCGCGATCAACTCCGTCCTGCGCGGGATCGGGCTCGACAGCGTTCAGCCGCTCTGGCTGGGCGACCCCAACCTCGCCTTGTGGGCCGTGATGGCGGTGATCGTCTGGTCCACGGTCGGCTTCTTCGTGGTCCTGTTCTCGGCCGGCATGGCCTCCATTCCGGCCGATCTGTACGAGGCCGCACTGCTCGACGGCGCCGGCCGCGCCACCACCTTCTTCCGGGTCACCCTGCCGCTGCTGTGGGACACCGTGCAGTCCGGCTGGGTCTACATGGGCATCCTCGCCCTCGGCGCCGAGTCCTTCGCGGTCGTACACATCATGACGACCGGGCCGGGCGGCCCCGACTACTCGACCACGGTCATGGTCCTGTACGTGTACCAGAAAGCGTTCCGTGACGGGCAGGCCGCGTATGCCACCACCATCGGCGTGGCCCTGCTCATCGTCACGCTGGCCTTCGCCGCGGTCGTCATGCGGCTGGGACGGCGCGAACGGCTGGAGTTCTGA
- a CDS encoding SDR family oxidoreductase, which translates to MRIVVVGGTGLIGSQVVALLRDNGHEAVAATPSTGVDAVTGQGLAQALKGADVVVDVSNSPSFETEAALDFFTRSAQNLFEAEKEAGVRHHVTLSIVGVDQVPDYGYYQAKVAQEDAVRDSGVPYSIVRATQFFEFIAPVMDMSTQGAEVHLPSLRLRPIASADVAAAVADAAQGEPSNGVRGIAGPEVHRLDRLGEITLAAKPDGRSVVVDEAAGPFGGMPDGVLIGDDTVHTVSTRYEDWLKQN; encoded by the coding sequence ATGAGGATCGTGGTCGTCGGCGGTACGGGGCTCATCGGCTCACAGGTGGTCGCGCTACTGCGTGACAACGGTCACGAGGCCGTGGCCGCCACTCCCTCCACGGGCGTCGACGCCGTCACCGGTCAGGGCCTGGCACAGGCCCTCAAGGGCGCGGACGTGGTCGTGGACGTGTCGAACTCCCCGTCCTTCGAGACCGAGGCGGCGCTGGACTTCTTCACCCGCTCGGCGCAGAACCTGTTCGAGGCCGAGAAGGAGGCGGGTGTACGCCACCACGTCACGCTCTCCATCGTCGGCGTCGACCAGGTACCGGACTACGGCTACTACCAGGCCAAGGTCGCCCAGGAGGACGCCGTGCGGGACAGCGGCGTCCCCTACAGCATCGTGCGCGCCACCCAGTTCTTCGAGTTCATCGCCCCGGTGATGGACATGTCCACCCAGGGTGCGGAGGTGCACCTGCCCTCCCTGCGGCTGCGGCCCATCGCCTCCGCCGATGTCGCCGCCGCCGTCGCCGACGCGGCGCAGGGTGAACCGTCGAACGGCGTGCGCGGCATCGCGGGCCCCGAGGTCCACCGGCTCGACCGACTCGGTGAGATCACCCTGGCGGCGAAGCCGGACGGCCGCTCGGTCGTCGTCGACGAGGCCGCCGGCCCGTTCGGGGGCATGCCCGACGGGGTACTCATCGGCGACGACACGGTGCACACCGTGTCCACCCGCTACGAGGACTGGCTCAAGCAGAACTGA
- a CDS encoding sigma-70 family RNA polymerase sigma factor, translating to MDEREPLGDDSLSEAADAFQRLRPRLFGIAYRILGSVSEAEDVVQDVWMRWQDADRSAVLEPGAFLAKITTRLAINVAQSARVRREAYVGPWLPEPVDTSVDPQVGAERGEALELAVLLMLQKLNPVERAAYVLREAFDYAYGDIAGILRLSQANARQIVSRARKRLSAERREPVDTAQHRRLLEAFVAAARHGDVAALENVLSADVVAYADGNGMRGVARLEVVGPERVARISAFAQKFFPGAEYGVVEANGRPCLALGRDGRTVALVSITTGPDGIDGLYWVLTPEKLRAYERSAHRLTGRP from the coding sequence ATGGACGAGCGGGAGCCGCTCGGCGACGACTCGCTGAGCGAAGCGGCGGACGCGTTCCAGCGGCTGCGGCCACGGCTGTTCGGTATCGCCTACCGCATCCTGGGCAGCGTGTCCGAGGCCGAGGACGTGGTGCAGGACGTGTGGATGCGGTGGCAGGACGCCGACCGGAGCGCCGTACTGGAGCCCGGGGCGTTCCTGGCGAAGATCACCACACGTCTGGCGATCAACGTGGCCCAGTCGGCGCGGGTTCGCCGGGAGGCCTACGTGGGGCCGTGGCTGCCGGAGCCGGTGGACACCAGTGTGGATCCGCAGGTCGGCGCGGAGCGCGGCGAGGCGCTGGAGCTCGCCGTGCTGCTGATGTTGCAGAAGCTGAATCCCGTGGAGCGGGCGGCCTATGTGCTGCGGGAGGCGTTCGACTACGCGTACGGCGACATCGCGGGCATCCTGCGGCTGAGCCAGGCCAATGCGCGGCAGATCGTCAGCCGGGCCCGCAAGCGCCTGTCCGCCGAGCGCCGGGAACCCGTCGACACGGCACAGCACCGGCGTCTGCTCGAAGCCTTCGTCGCCGCCGCACGGCACGGAGACGTCGCCGCGCTGGAGAACGTGCTGTCGGCCGACGTCGTCGCGTACGCGGACGGCAACGGTATGCGCGGCGTGGCACGGCTGGAGGTCGTGGGACCCGAGCGCGTGGCCAGGATCAGCGCCTTCGCCCAGAAGTTCTTCCCCGGCGCCGAGTACGGCGTGGTCGAGGCCAACGGCCGGCCGTGCCTGGCGCTCGGCAGGGACGGGCGCACTGTCGCTCTGGTGAGCATCACGACAGGGCCGGACGGTATCGACGGGCTCTACTGGGTCCTGACGCCCGAGAAGCTGAGGGCGTACGAGCGGTCGGCACACAGGCTCACCGGCCGGCCGTAG
- the ngcE gene encoding N-acetylglucosamine/diacetylchitobiose ABC transporter substrate-binding protein, producing MGSTSDVRSSSEGVGRRDVIKRSAALGLISVPTMSFLSACASGGGSDNGDKAEEGKKTAKNPLGVNDTAPMEFVLFDGGFGKEYAEDAVRIYEQNFPKADVKFSATQKIQSTLQPRFNQGTPPDLVDNSGAEQMDMGILSSKNQLADLTPLLDAPSYDDPNKKVRDTLRPGIVEMGQLDGDPVWILYYAYTVYGVWYSQKALDSLDEQYPETWDQMLAVCEKAKKKGMAGWTYAGKYPYYIPFSLYPMIGKVGGVEVLDAIDNLEPNAWKHPAVKACFDAYYELYEKGYILKGTPGLDHIQSQTAWAQGKALFIPNGSWVENESANVIPKDFDLAVSAPTGIDSSDKLPFGTIWASGGEPFIVPAKAKNTAGGMEQLRIMLSEASSKNFTSKVKSLTAYNGGTDGITLTPGLKSGVAALDKAGENVVNPRLQDWYVQLQKEKIGVSALGEMMAGRLTPAEAIKKIQSFADETAKDTSIKHYKHQ from the coding sequence ATGGGATCCACTTCCGACGTCCGTAGCAGCTCAGAGGGTGTAGGCCGCCGCGATGTGATCAAGCGCTCTGCCGCGCTCGGCCTGATCTCCGTACCGACGATGAGCTTCTTGTCCGCGTGTGCCAGCGGCGGGGGAAGCGACAACGGGGACAAGGCCGAAGAAGGCAAGAAGACCGCGAAGAACCCGCTCGGCGTCAATGACACCGCGCCGATGGAGTTCGTGCTGTTCGACGGCGGCTTCGGCAAGGAGTACGCCGAGGACGCCGTGAGAATCTACGAGCAGAACTTCCCCAAGGCGGACGTGAAGTTCTCCGCCACCCAGAAGATCCAGTCCACGCTCCAGCCCCGCTTCAACCAGGGCACCCCGCCCGACCTCGTCGACAACTCGGGCGCCGAGCAGATGGACATGGGCATCCTCTCCAGCAAGAACCAGCTCGCCGACCTCACTCCGCTGCTGGACGCCCCGTCGTACGACGACCCGAACAAGAAGGTCCGCGACACGCTGCGCCCCGGAATCGTGGAGATGGGCCAGCTGGACGGCGATCCGGTCTGGATCCTGTACTACGCCTACACGGTGTACGGCGTCTGGTACTCACAGAAGGCCCTGGACTCGCTCGACGAGCAGTACCCCGAGACCTGGGACCAGATGCTCGCGGTCTGCGAGAAGGCCAAGAAGAAGGGCATGGCGGGCTGGACGTACGCGGGCAAGTACCCGTACTACATCCCCTTCTCGCTCTACCCGATGATCGGCAAGGTCGGCGGTGTGGAGGTCCTCGACGCCATCGACAACCTGGAGCCGAACGCCTGGAAGCACCCGGCGGTCAAGGCGTGCTTCGACGCCTACTACGAGCTCTACGAGAAGGGCTACATCCTCAAGGGCACCCCGGGGCTGGACCACATCCAGTCACAGACCGCGTGGGCTCAGGGCAAGGCGCTGTTCATCCCGAACGGCTCCTGGGTGGAGAACGAGTCGGCGAACGTCATCCCGAAGGACTTCGACCTCGCCGTCTCCGCGCCGACCGGCATCGACAGCTCCGACAAGCTGCCCTTCGGCACGATCTGGGCTTCCGGCGGCGAGCCGTTCATCGTCCCGGCCAAGGCGAAGAACACCGCGGGAGGTATGGAGCAGCTGCGCATCATGCTGAGCGAGGCGAGCTCCAAGAACTTCACCAGCAAGGTCAAGTCGCTGACCGCGTACAACGGCGGCACCGACGGCATCACCCTCACCCCGGGTCTGAAGTCCGGTGTCGCAGCGCTGGACAAGGCCGGGGAGAACGTGGTGAATCCGCGGTTGCAGGACTGGTACGTGCAGCTGCAGAAGGAGAAGATCGGCGTGTCCGCTCTCGGCGAGATGATGGCCGGGCGTCTCACCCCGGCCGAGGCCATCAAGAAGATCCAAAGCTTCGCCGACGAGACCGCCAAGGACACGTCGATCAAGCACTACAAGCACCAGTAG
- a CDS encoding RNA-guided endonuclease InsQ/TnpB family protein, translating to MRRSYKFLLRPTQRQEQTLRDHCHLYNAALQERRDAYRHASKKSISYGQQSAQLSEIRAFDPEQARWSFSSQQATLRRLNKASAAFFSRIKKGEKAGYPRFRGTGHFDTVEFPKNGDGCRWDSTPRDPQTRVRLQGVGHVRVHRHRPVLGRVKTVSVKREGRRWYVILACDDVPAEPLPATGSIVGIDMGTVHFFTDSNGNHVTLLDTFPKHRGAARKVAKLHTKVRRQRLDHHHKTANALVQKHEVIAHERLNAAGKTKRPAPKPDPNRDGGFLPNKAAPKAGLNRSIMDAGWGLFLGILASKAESAGRRVIPVDAHNTSRTCPECGHVAKENRASQAEFKCAACGFAANADHVGALNILNRAGLALCAP from the coding sequence GTGAGACGCAGCTACAAATTCCTTCTCCGTCCCACCCAGCGTCAGGAACAGACGCTCCGGGACCACTGCCACCTCTACAACGCTGCACTTCAGGAAAGACGCGACGCCTACCGGCACGCGTCGAAGAAGAGCATCAGCTACGGGCAGCAGTCCGCCCAGCTTTCGGAGATCCGCGCCTTCGACCCCGAGCAGGCACGCTGGTCGTTCTCCTCTCAGCAGGCAACGCTTCGCCGGCTGAACAAAGCGTCCGCCGCCTTCTTCAGTCGCATCAAGAAAGGCGAGAAGGCCGGATACCCCAGGTTCAGAGGCACAGGACACTTCGATACGGTTGAGTTCCCGAAGAACGGCGACGGCTGCCGTTGGGATTCCACCCCGCGGGACCCGCAGACCCGAGTACGCCTGCAAGGCGTCGGACATGTCCGGGTCCACCGGCATCGACCCGTACTCGGTCGGGTGAAAACGGTGAGCGTCAAGCGGGAAGGCCGTCGTTGGTACGTGATTCTCGCCTGTGACGATGTGCCTGCCGAGCCGCTTCCGGCCACAGGATCGATCGTCGGCATCGACATGGGCACAGTGCATTTCTTCACCGACTCGAACGGCAATCACGTCACGCTTCTGGACACCTTCCCCAAGCATCGCGGTGCGGCTCGGAAGGTCGCCAAGCTGCATACGAAGGTCCGACGTCAACGGCTCGACCATCACCACAAGACAGCGAACGCACTCGTGCAAAAGCACGAAGTGATCGCCCACGAGAGACTGAACGCGGCGGGCAAGACCAAGAGGCCTGCGCCCAAGCCCGACCCCAATCGCGATGGTGGCTTCCTTCCGAACAAGGCTGCCCCCAAAGCTGGGCTGAATCGCAGCATCATGGACGCGGGTTGGGGGTTGTTCCTCGGAATCCTGGCGAGCAAGGCTGAGAGCGCCGGTCGCCGCGTGATCCCAGTGGACGCCCACAACACCTCCCGCACCTGTCCCGAGTGTGGGCACGTCGCAAAGGAGAACCGCGCCAGCCAAGCGGAGTTCAAGTGCGCAGCGTGTGGCTTCGCCGCCAACGCGGACCATGTCGGCGCATTGAACATCCTCAACAGGGCCGGGCTGGCCCTCTGCGCCCCCTAG
- a CDS encoding carbohydrate ABC transporter permease, which translates to MKTTETTAPVPAESGRPVTKAGVPDEMPSREKKEGTVLNVFSHGILVIWAFMVVMPLLWAVMTSFKDDSSIFGSPWSLPDELHFSNWSRAWTEANMSDYFLNTILVVGGSLIGTLVLGSMAAYVLARFEFPGNRFIYFLFIGGMSFPIMLALVPLFYVVNNMGLLNTIHGLILVYIAYSLPFTVFFLTAFFRTLPTSVAEAAFVDGASHSRTFFQIMLPMAKPGLISVGIFNFLGQWNQYMLPTVLNTDPDKRVLTQGLVQLAVSQGYKGDWSGLFAGLVMAMLPVLAAYVVFQRQVVQGLTAGALK; encoded by the coding sequence ATGAAGACGACCGAGACCACCGCTCCCGTACCGGCCGAGTCCGGTAGGCCCGTGACCAAGGCCGGCGTTCCGGACGAAATGCCGTCCAGGGAGAAGAAAGAGGGCACCGTCCTCAACGTCTTCTCGCACGGCATCCTCGTCATCTGGGCGTTCATGGTCGTCATGCCGCTGCTGTGGGCGGTGATGACGTCCTTCAAGGACGACAGCTCCATTTTCGGCTCGCCCTGGTCGCTGCCGGACGAACTGCACTTCTCGAACTGGTCGCGGGCGTGGACCGAGGCCAACATGAGCGACTACTTCCTCAACACCATTCTGGTGGTGGGGGGTTCGCTGATCGGCACCCTGGTGCTCGGTTCGATGGCGGCGTACGTGCTCGCCCGCTTCGAATTTCCGGGCAACCGCTTCATCTACTTCCTGTTCATCGGCGGCATGAGCTTCCCGATCATGCTGGCGCTGGTCCCGCTGTTCTACGTCGTGAACAACATGGGCCTGCTGAACACCATCCACGGCCTGATCCTGGTCTACATCGCGTACTCGCTGCCGTTCACCGTGTTCTTCCTGACGGCGTTCTTCCGCACGCTGCCGACCTCGGTGGCCGAGGCGGCCTTCGTCGACGGCGCTTCCCACTCGCGTACGTTCTTCCAGATCATGCTGCCGATGGCCAAGCCGGGCCTGATCAGCGTCGGCATCTTCAACTTCCTGGGTCAGTGGAACCAGTACATGCTGCCCACGGTCCTCAACACCGACCCGGACAAGCGGGTTCTCACCCAGGGCCTGGTACAGCTCGCCGTCAGCCAGGGCTACAAGGGCGACTGGTCCGGACTGTTCGCCGGTCTGGTGATGGCGATGCTGCCGGTGTTGGCGGCCTATGTTGTCTTCCAGCGTCAGGTCGTGCAGGGGCTGACGGCGGGGGCGCTGAAGTGA
- a CDS encoding GH92 family glycosyl hydrolase: MAVGSQGVAVALPEAPAADREFTSSFETGEPAPDWLNTVDTAPDGSKRAAGVDGGYSSGIPGNVTDHVTDVRASGENTGGGEVKENLVDTEPSTKWLTFTATGWVEFDLDEPVKLARYALTSANDHDERDPVDWTLQGSIDGKDWKTLDSRTGEGFSERFQTKTYDIAETAAAEFRHYRLDVTKNNGGGILQLADVQFSTGGSDGPVPQDMLSLVDRGPSGSPTAKAGAGFTGKRALRYAGRHTADGRAYSYNKIFDVDVAVGRDTELSYRIFPSMADGDRDYDATNVSVDLAFTDGTHLSDLGATDQHGFRLSPRGQGEAKVLYVNQWNNVVSRIGSVASGKTVDRILVAYDSPAGPAKFRGWVDDVSLAVKAPEKPKAHLSDYAVTTRGTNSSGGFSRGNNFPATAVPHGFNFWTPVTNAGSLSWLYDYARANNADNLPTIQAFSASHEPSPWMGDRQTFQVMPSAAAGTPDMGRTARALAFRHENEVARPHYYGVRFENGLKAEMTPTDHAAMLRFTYPGDDASVLFDNVTDQAGLSLDTETGVVTGYSDVKSGLSTGATRLFVYGTFDKPVTEGSSSGVKGHLRFDAGADRTVTLRLATSLISVDQAKDNLRQEIPEGTSFDAVQAKAQRLWDRLLGKVEVEGATPDQLTTLYSSLYRLYLYPNSGFEKVGSTYKYASPFSPMPGPDTPTHTGAKIVEGKVYVNNGFWDTYRTTWPAYSLLTPRQAGEMVDGFVQQYKDGGWTSRWSSPGYADLMTGTSSDVAFADASVKGVDFDEKAAYDAAVKNATVVPPSSGVGRKGMATSPFLGYTSTDTHEGLSWALEGYLNDYGIAMMGQKLYRETGEKRYRDESEYFLDRARHYVNLFDAKAGFFQGRDAQGDWRVESSKYDPRVWGYDYTETNGWGYAFTAPQDSRGLANLYGGRGGLADKLDEYFATPETASPEFVGSYGGVIHEMTEARDVRMGMYGHSNQVAHHAIYMYDAAGQPWKTQKNVREVLSRLYTGSEIGQGYHGDEDNGEQSAWFLFSALGFYPLVMGSGEYAVGSPLFTKATVHLENGRDLVVRAPKNSAKNVYVQGLKVNGRSWSSTALPHSLLAKGGVLEFDMGPRPSKWGTGKNAAPVSVTRDDKVPTPRSDMITGEGALFDNTSATAASVTSVELPVSGRAKAVQYTLTSSDHAKAPTGWQLQGSADGRRWRTLDERAGESFRWDRQTRAFSVARAGEYVKYRLVLNGGEATLSEVELLGR, from the coding sequence ATGGCCGTCGGCTCACAGGGCGTGGCCGTCGCCCTGCCGGAGGCACCCGCGGCCGACCGGGAGTTCACGTCCTCGTTCGAGACCGGGGAGCCCGCACCGGACTGGCTGAACACCGTCGACACCGCACCGGACGGCAGCAAGCGGGCCGCCGGCGTGGACGGCGGCTACAGCAGCGGCATTCCGGGCAATGTCACCGACCACGTCACCGACGTCCGGGCGAGCGGCGAGAACACCGGCGGCGGGGAGGTCAAGGAGAACCTCGTCGACACCGAGCCGAGCACCAAGTGGCTGACGTTCACGGCCACGGGCTGGGTCGAGTTCGACTTGGACGAACCAGTGAAACTCGCCCGGTATGCCCTTACTTCGGCCAACGACCACGACGAACGCGACCCGGTCGACTGGACCCTTCAGGGCTCCATCGACGGCAAGGACTGGAAGACGCTCGACAGCCGCACCGGTGAGGGCTTCTCGGAGCGTTTCCAGACGAAGACGTACGACATCGCGGAGACCGCCGCCGCCGAGTTCCGGCACTACCGGCTGGACGTCACCAAGAACAACGGCGGAGGCATCCTGCAGCTGGCGGACGTCCAGTTCTCCACGGGCGGCAGCGACGGTCCGGTCCCGCAGGACATGCTCTCCCTCGTCGACCGCGGCCCGAGCGGCTCGCCCACCGCGAAGGCGGGCGCCGGCTTCACCGGCAAGCGGGCGCTGCGGTACGCCGGCCGGCACACCGCGGACGGCCGGGCGTACTCGTACAACAAGATCTTCGACGTCGACGTGGCCGTCGGCCGCGACACCGAGCTGTCGTACCGGATCTTCCCGTCGATGGCGGACGGGGACCGGGACTACGACGCCACGAACGTCTCCGTCGACCTCGCCTTCACCGACGGCACCCACCTGAGTGACCTCGGCGCGACCGACCAGCACGGCTTCCGGCTCTCCCCGCGCGGACAGGGCGAGGCCAAGGTGCTGTACGTCAACCAGTGGAACAACGTCGTCTCCCGGATCGGCTCGGTGGCGTCCGGCAAGACCGTCGACCGGATCCTGGTGGCCTACGACTCCCCCGCCGGCCCGGCGAAGTTCCGCGGCTGGGTGGACGACGTGTCCCTGGCCGTGAAGGCCCCCGAGAAGCCGAAGGCGCACCTGTCGGACTACGCGGTCACCACGCGCGGCACCAACTCCAGCGGCGGTTTCTCGCGCGGCAACAACTTCCCCGCGACCGCCGTGCCGCACGGGTTCAACTTCTGGACGCCGGTGACCAACGCGGGCTCGCTCAGCTGGCTGTACGACTACGCCCGCGCCAACAACGCCGACAACCTGCCGACGATCCAGGCGTTCAGCGCCAGTCATGAGCCGAGCCCCTGGATGGGCGACCGGCAGACCTTCCAGGTGATGCCGTCCGCCGCCGCCGGCACCCCGGACATGGGGCGGACGGCGCGGGCCCTGGCCTTCAGGCACGAGAACGAGGTCGCGCGGCCGCACTACTACGGCGTGCGGTTCGAGAACGGTCTCAAGGCCGAGATGACCCCGACGGACCACGCGGCGATGCTCCGGTTCACCTACCCCGGCGACGACGCGAGCGTCCTGTTCGACAACGTGACCGACCAGGCGGGCCTGAGCCTGGACACGGAGACCGGTGTGGTGACCGGCTACTCGGACGTGAAGTCGGGCCTGTCGACCGGTGCCACCCGGTTGTTCGTCTACGGCACGTTCGACAAGCCGGTGACGGAGGGCTCGTCGAGCGGGGTGAAGGGTCACCTGCGTTTCGACGCGGGCGCCGACCGCACGGTCACGCTGCGCCTGGCGACCTCGCTGATCAGCGTCGACCAGGCCAAGGACAACCTGCGCCAGGAGATCCCGGAGGGCACCTCCTTCGACGCGGTGCAGGCGAAGGCGCAACGGCTGTGGGACCGGCTGCTCGGCAAGGTCGAGGTCGAGGGCGCGACGCCGGACCAGCTGACCACGCTGTACTCCAGCCTGTACCGGCTGTACCTGTACCCCAACTCCGGCTTCGAGAAGGTCGGGTCCACGTACAAGTACGCCTCCCCGTTCTCCCCGATGCCGGGCCCGGACACCCCGACCCACACCGGCGCGAAGATCGTCGAAGGCAAGGTGTACGTCAACAACGGTTTCTGGGACACGTACCGGACGACCTGGCCGGCGTACTCGCTGCTGACGCCCCGCCAGGCGGGCGAGATGGTGGACGGCTTCGTGCAGCAGTACAAGGACGGCGGCTGGACCTCACGCTGGTCGTCGCCGGGGTACGCCGACCTGATGACCGGCACCTCCTCGGACGTCGCCTTCGCGGACGCCTCCGTCAAGGGCGTCGACTTCGACGAGAAGGCGGCGTACGACGCGGCGGTGAAGAACGCCACCGTCGTGCCGCCGTCGTCGGGCGTGGGCCGCAAGGGCATGGCGACCTCGCCCTTCCTCGGCTACACCAGCACCGACACGCACGAGGGCCTGTCGTGGGCGCTGGAGGGCTACCTCAACGACTACGGCATCGCGATGATGGGCCAGAAGCTGTACCGGGAGACGGGTGAGAAGCGCTACCGGGACGAGTCGGAGTACTTCCTCGACCGGGCCCGGCACTATGTGAACCTCTTCGATGCCAAGGCCGGTTTCTTCCAGGGCCGCGACGCCCAGGGCGACTGGCGGGTGGAGTCCTCGAAGTACGACCCGCGCGTGTGGGGCTACGACTACACCGAGACCAACGGCTGGGGCTACGCCTTCACGGCCCCGCAGGACAGCCGGGGGCTCGCCAACCTGTACGGCGGCCGCGGCGGGCTCGCGGACAAGCTCGACGAGTACTTCGCGACGCCGGAGACGGCCTCGCCCGAGTTCGTCGGCTCGTACGGCGGTGTCATCCACGAGATGACGGAGGCGCGGGACGTCCGGATGGGCATGTACGGGCACTCCAACCAGGTCGCCCACCACGCGATCTACATGTACGACGCGGCCGGACAGCCCTGGAAGACACAGAAGAACGTCCGCGAGGTGCTCTCCCGCCTCTACACCGGCAGCGAGATCGGCCAGGGCTACCACGGTGACGAGGACAACGGCGAGCAGTCGGCCTGGTTCCTCTTCTCCGCGCTCGGCTTCTACCCGCTGGTGATGGGCAGCGGCGAGTACGCGGTCGGCTCACCGCTGTTCACCAAGGCGACGGTCCATCTGGAGAACGGCCGGGACCTGGTGGTCCGGGCACCGAAGAACAGCGCGAAGAACGTCTATGTGCAGGGCCTCAAGGTCAACGGCCGCAGCTGGTCGTCGACTGCGCTTCCGCACTCGTTGCTCGCCAAGGGCGGGGTGCTGGAGTTCGACATGGGGCCGAGGCCGTCGAAGTGGGGCACGGGCAAGAACGCGGCACCGGTGTCCGTCACCCGGGACGACAAGGTGCCGACGCCGCGATCGGACATGATCACGGGCGAGGGTGCCCTCTTCGACAACACGTCGGCGACGGCCGCGAGTGTGACGTCCGTGGAGCTGCCGGTGTCGGGGCGGGCGAAAGCGGTGCAGTACACGCTGACCTCGTCCGACCACGCGAAGGCCCCGACCGGGTGGCAGCTCCAGGGATCGGCGGACGGCAGGAGATGGCGGACGCTGGACGAACGTGCCGGGGAGTCCTTCAGGTGGGACCGGCAGACGCGGGCGTTCTCCGTGGCGCGGGCCGGTGAGTATGTGAAATACCGGCTGGTCCTCAACGGTGGGGAGGCCACGCTCTCGGAGGTCGAGTTGCTCGGCCGGTAA
- the tnpA gene encoding IS200/IS605 family transposase: protein MCILITCVRPKKARRFSGGVYDLGLHVVWCSKYRRPVLDDRVAERLRELIERKADERGWHIVALDVLPDHVHLFVKHDPKASASHVADQFKGFTSRVLREEFPHLKSRLPTLWSSSYFAASAGSVSAKTVQQYIDTQ, encoded by the coding sequence ATGTGCATATTGATCACGTGTGTGCGACCAAAGAAGGCTCGCCGGTTCTCTGGTGGCGTGTACGACCTCGGGCTGCATGTGGTGTGGTGCTCGAAGTACCGCAGACCAGTCCTCGATGACCGCGTCGCGGAACGTCTTCGTGAACTGATCGAGCGGAAGGCCGACGAACGGGGGTGGCACATCGTGGCGCTCGATGTTTTGCCCGACCACGTCCATCTGTTCGTCAAGCACGATCCGAAGGCGTCGGCCTCACATGTGGCCGACCAGTTCAAAGGCTTCACCTCCCGCGTACTGCGGGAAGAATTCCCGCATCTCAAGAGCCGCCTGCCCACACTGTGGTCGTCGTCGTACTTCGCCGCCTCGGCCGGCTCCGTCTCGGCGAAGACAGTGCAGCAATACATCGATACGCAGTGA